The following coding sequences lie in one Myxococcus xanthus genomic window:
- a CDS encoding (Fe-S)-binding protein: MSPIITGLLLALAIPIFVMTMSGRVGVLLAMKKENRLDNIPFRVAQLVRFGLGQKRLVDPEEFTPGLFHVLIYAAFMVLALRTVMLFAMGFSTTALDVLTDLGHPFWADQSALLFVYKVYLLAKDVVAALALLGVAYYIWVRWKVKPDRLTPSWEAYLILCFIGGLMVSEFLFGGSHMVAAHAAQAQVGATQVPQSLAALVWWEPFTSLTGLAMMPLGATAAHVVGVAGFWVHLVIILAFLNFLPIGKHFHIITGLPTVFFQRTHSTGKLPTPDLEKEEFGTATVKDLTWKQGLDLYSCTECGRCQTHCPTYITGKPLTHKGVNQDLKHWLWDNEQWVEEGYGPNGIKEPLPEIVGSALSAETVWACTSCGWCEQACPVFIENVPRLIDMRRYQVQVKAEFPPEIQRVFEGIERQGNPWGLGQDRRDEWAEDLALPTWGDDGGPYEYLFFVGCAGSYDDKQKKVSRALVKILREAGVSFATLSKQEMCNGDSARRMGNEYLFQTMAKTNVESWNSMGVKAVITQCPHCFNTIKNEYPEFGGEYRVINHTQLINELLKEKRIRLSAVMNSKLTYHDPCYLGRHNGVYDAPREVLNSIPGLEVVEMQRSKREGFCCGAGGGRMWMEEHIGTRINHNRLNEAALTLKHAEDPNTPYPNAADKKKPGQVGDYKEKGGSGIVAVACPFCSTMLSDAVNDTGREENIKIKDITELVADALETKSGAVGTVAPSATVSAKPE; the protein is encoded by the coding sequence ATGAGTCCCATCATCACCGGCCTGTTGCTAGCCCTCGCCATTCCCATCTTCGTGATGACCATGTCCGGTCGCGTGGGCGTCCTGCTCGCGATGAAGAAGGAGAACCGGCTCGACAACATTCCCTTCCGCGTGGCGCAGCTGGTGCGCTTCGGCCTTGGCCAGAAGCGACTGGTGGATCCGGAGGAGTTCACGCCGGGCCTGTTCCACGTCCTCATCTACGCGGCCTTCATGGTGCTGGCCCTGCGCACCGTCATGCTCTTCGCCATGGGGTTTTCGACCACGGCGCTGGACGTGCTGACGGACCTGGGCCACCCGTTCTGGGCGGATCAATCCGCGCTGCTCTTCGTCTACAAGGTCTACCTGCTGGCCAAGGACGTGGTCGCCGCGCTGGCCCTGCTGGGCGTGGCCTACTACATCTGGGTCCGCTGGAAGGTGAAGCCGGACCGCCTGACGCCGTCGTGGGAGGCGTACCTCATCCTGTGCTTCATCGGCGGGCTGATGGTCTCCGAGTTCCTGTTCGGCGGCAGCCACATGGTGGCCGCGCACGCCGCGCAGGCGCAGGTGGGCGCCACGCAGGTGCCCCAGTCCCTCGCCGCGCTGGTGTGGTGGGAGCCGTTCACCAGCCTGACGGGCCTGGCGATGATGCCGCTGGGCGCCACCGCCGCGCACGTGGTGGGCGTGGCCGGCTTCTGGGTTCACCTGGTCATCATCCTGGCGTTCCTGAACTTCCTGCCCATCGGCAAGCACTTCCACATCATCACCGGCCTGCCCACCGTCTTCTTCCAGCGCACCCACTCCACCGGCAAGCTGCCCACGCCGGACCTGGAGAAGGAGGAGTTCGGCACCGCCACGGTGAAGGACCTGACGTGGAAGCAGGGCCTGGACCTCTACTCCTGCACGGAGTGTGGTCGCTGCCAGACGCACTGTCCGACGTACATCACCGGCAAGCCGCTCACCCACAAGGGCGTCAACCAGGACCTGAAGCACTGGCTCTGGGACAATGAGCAGTGGGTGGAGGAAGGCTACGGCCCCAATGGCATCAAGGAGCCGCTGCCTGAAATCGTCGGCAGCGCGCTGTCGGCGGAGACGGTGTGGGCGTGCACGAGCTGCGGCTGGTGCGAGCAGGCCTGCCCGGTGTTCATCGAGAACGTGCCGCGCCTCATCGACATGCGCCGCTACCAGGTGCAGGTGAAGGCGGAGTTCCCCCCCGAAATCCAGCGCGTGTTCGAGGGCATCGAGCGCCAGGGCAACCCCTGGGGCCTGGGCCAGGACCGGCGCGACGAGTGGGCGGAGGACCTGGCGCTCCCCACGTGGGGTGACGACGGCGGTCCCTACGAGTACCTCTTCTTCGTGGGCTGCGCGGGCAGCTACGACGACAAGCAGAAGAAGGTCAGCCGCGCGCTGGTGAAGATTCTGCGAGAGGCGGGCGTGAGCTTCGCCACGCTGTCGAAGCAGGAGATGTGCAACGGCGACTCCGCGCGCCGCATGGGCAACGAGTATCTGTTCCAGACGATGGCGAAGACGAACGTCGAGTCGTGGAACTCGATGGGCGTGAAGGCCGTCATCACCCAGTGCCCGCACTGCTTCAACACCATCAAGAACGAGTACCCGGAGTTCGGCGGCGAGTACCGCGTCATCAACCACACGCAGCTCATCAACGAGCTGCTGAAGGAGAAGCGCATCCGGCTCTCCGCGGTGATGAACAGCAAGCTCACCTACCATGACCCCTGCTACCTGGGCCGCCACAACGGCGTCTACGACGCCCCCCGCGAGGTGCTCAACAGCATCCCCGGGCTCGAGGTGGTGGAGATGCAGCGCAGCAAGCGCGAGGGCTTCTGCTGCGGCGCCGGCGGCGGCCGCATGTGGATGGAGGAGCACATTGGCACGCGCATCAACCACAACCGGTTGAACGAGGCCGCGCTGACGCTGAAGCACGCCGAGGACCCGAACACGCCCTACCCCAACGCCGCGGACAAGAAGAAGCCGGGCCAGGTGGGTGACTACAAGGAGAAGGGCGGCAGCGGCATCGTCGCGGTGGCGTGCCCGTTCTGCTCCACGATGCTCTCCGACGCGGTGAACGACACCGGCCGCGAGGAGAACATCAAGATCAAGGACATCACCGAGCTGGTCGCCGATGCGCTGGAGACCAAGAGCGGCGCGGTGGGCACCGTGGCCCCCAGCGCCACGGTGAGCGCCAAGCCGGAGTAG
- a CDS encoding S1C family serine protease, whose amino-acid sequence MKLLQHFSDDLESLVARASPAVVGVEHARGHGTGLFLTPDGYVLTNRHVVVRGSRKLTVQLSNGEELRGTLVGSDAPTDLAVVRAEGGDFPTLPLAEPESVRVGQLVMAIGNPFHLEQSVSLGVVSAINRSISLPDGVMLEGMLQTDAAINPGNSGGPLLNMRGQVVGLNTLVLPYAQGIGFAVSATTAAWIASLLIQRGKVDRRFLGIAATAVSLDARLTRENGQSRAVKVLRVQDGTPAYEAGLQVDDLLLAINQRAVNSVDDLQRLMALATEDEVTLDLLRKGGGRKTARARTRPRIEPVAA is encoded by the coding sequence ATGAAACTGCTGCAACACTTCTCGGATGACCTGGAGTCGCTGGTGGCGCGGGCCTCGCCCGCCGTCGTGGGCGTGGAGCACGCACGCGGCCACGGCACCGGCCTCTTCCTCACACCGGACGGCTACGTCCTCACCAACCGCCACGTGGTGGTGCGCGGCTCACGCAAGCTCACCGTCCAGCTCTCCAACGGCGAGGAACTGCGCGGAACCCTGGTGGGCAGCGACGCCCCCACCGACCTGGCCGTGGTCCGCGCGGAGGGCGGCGACTTCCCCACCCTGCCGCTCGCCGAGCCCGAATCGGTGCGCGTGGGCCAGCTCGTCATGGCCATTGGCAACCCGTTCCACCTGGAGCAGTCCGTGTCACTGGGCGTGGTGAGCGCCATCAACCGCAGCATCAGCCTGCCTGACGGCGTCATGCTGGAGGGCATGCTCCAGACGGATGCCGCCATCAACCCGGGCAACTCTGGTGGGCCGCTGCTCAACATGCGAGGACAGGTGGTGGGCCTCAACACGCTGGTGTTGCCCTATGCGCAAGGCATCGGCTTCGCGGTGAGCGCCACCACGGCCGCGTGGATTGCCAGCCTGCTCATCCAGCGCGGCAAGGTGGACCGGCGCTTCCTGGGCATCGCCGCGACGGCGGTGAGCCTGGACGCACGACTCACCCGGGAGAACGGCCAGTCCCGCGCGGTGAAGGTGCTCCGCGTGCAGGACGGGACACCGGCCTACGAGGCCGGACTCCAGGTGGATGACTTGCTGCTGGCCATCAATCAGCGGGCGGTGAACAGCGTGGACGACCTCCAGCGGCTCATGGCGCTGGCCACGGAGGACGAGGTGACGCTGGACCTGCTGCGCAAGGGCGGTGGCCGCAAGACGGCCCGGGCACGGACGCGACCTCGCATCGAGCCCGTGGCCGCCTGA
- a CDS encoding thioredoxin family protein — MKQVFTALALGTLFVGAPALADAEVGKPAPTFTLKDESGKEHTLAQYKGKVVVLEWTNPECPFVQRHYKNDTMVTTLKGFDAKKVVWLAVDSTAHNTPEKSAAWKKDEGFPYPVLQDASGTVGKSYGAKTTPHMYVIDEQGVVRYAGAIDDDPRGKNAKPANHVKTAVDAVVGGQQVPASTTTPYGCSVKYKS, encoded by the coding sequence ATGAAGCAGGTCTTCACCGCACTCGCGCTGGGCACGTTGTTCGTGGGGGCGCCCGCCCTCGCCGACGCGGAAGTTGGCAAGCCCGCGCCGACCTTCACGCTGAAGGACGAGTCCGGCAAGGAGCACACGCTGGCGCAGTACAAGGGCAAGGTCGTGGTCCTGGAGTGGACCAACCCCGAGTGCCCCTTCGTTCAGCGGCACTACAAGAACGACACGATGGTCACCACGCTGAAGGGCTTCGACGCGAAGAAGGTGGTGTGGCTGGCGGTGGACTCCACCGCGCACAACACCCCGGAGAAGTCCGCGGCGTGGAAGAAGGATGAGGGCTTCCCCTACCCGGTCCTCCAGGACGCGAGCGGCACGGTGGGCAAGTCCTACGGCGCGAAGACGACGCCGCACATGTACGTCATCGATGAGCAGGGCGTCGTGCGGTACGCGGGCGCCATCGACGATGACCCGCGCGGCAAGAATGCCAAGCCGGCCAACCATGTGAAGACGGCGGTGGACGCGGTGGTGGGTGGCCAGCAGGTCCCGGCCAGCACCACCACGCCCTACGGCTGCTCGGTGAAGTACAAGAGCTAG
- a CDS encoding MFS transporter produces MATTAPDTTVAYDSPRGRGVLLASVLGSGMAFLDSTAVNVALPAMGRELHTGLSGLQWAVDAYLLTLGSLVLTGGALGDAKGQRRVFLLGMLAFTVTSVLCGLAPNTWTLAAFRAAQGVGAALLVPASLALLRTSFPPQDRQRAVSAWAGLSGVTTAVGPLLGGWLVDAGSWRFVFFLNVPLAALTAWAALRHVPDIAPKTGARGLDVAGSVTAALGLGGLIYALIEGPAHGWPLAAIVAAAGGAVLLAAFFVLEARQREPMLPLTLFHSRTFSGANLTTLVVYFALGGATFLVVLALQQQLGYSALGAGAALLPITLMLLLFSPSVGRLAGHIGARPLMTAGPLLAGVGLALLTRIQRGGDYVTTVLPGILVLGLGLALTVGPLTAVVLGAVEDRYAGIASGVNNAVARIAGLLAVALLPLLGGLAGDTGMDFLVGTRRALWVSAGLCAVGALCSLLTIPREAGRTTSAQQEHGT; encoded by the coding sequence ATGGCCACCACCGCCCCCGACACCACCGTCGCCTACGACAGTCCTCGCGGCCGGGGCGTGCTGCTCGCCAGCGTGCTGGGCAGCGGCATGGCGTTTCTGGACTCCACCGCTGTCAACGTCGCCCTGCCCGCCATGGGCCGTGAGCTGCACACGGGCCTGTCCGGCCTCCAATGGGCCGTGGACGCGTACCTGCTCACGCTCGGTTCCCTGGTGCTCACGGGGGGCGCGCTCGGCGACGCGAAGGGCCAGCGCCGCGTCTTCCTGCTGGGCATGCTCGCCTTCACCGTCACGTCGGTGCTGTGCGGGCTGGCGCCCAACACCTGGACGCTGGCAGCCTTCCGCGCGGCGCAGGGTGTGGGAGCCGCGCTGCTGGTGCCTGCGAGCCTCGCCTTGCTGCGCACGTCGTTCCCGCCTCAGGACCGGCAGCGCGCCGTGTCCGCCTGGGCCGGACTGTCCGGCGTCACCACGGCCGTGGGGCCGCTGCTGGGCGGGTGGCTCGTGGACGCGGGCTCATGGCGCTTCGTCTTCTTCCTCAACGTGCCCCTGGCCGCGCTCACCGCGTGGGCGGCGCTGCGGCACGTGCCGGACATCGCGCCGAAGACAGGGGCACGCGGGTTGGACGTCGCGGGCTCGGTGACGGCGGCGCTCGGGCTGGGTGGCCTCATCTACGCGCTCATCGAGGGCCCCGCCCACGGCTGGCCCCTGGCGGCCATCGTCGCCGCGGCCGGAGGCGCCGTCCTGCTGGCCGCGTTCTTCGTACTGGAGGCGCGGCAGCGGGAGCCGATGCTTCCGCTCACCCTCTTCCACTCACGCACCTTCTCCGGCGCGAACCTCACCACGCTCGTCGTGTACTTCGCGCTCGGAGGTGCCACCTTCCTGGTGGTGCTCGCCCTCCAGCAGCAGCTCGGCTATTCGGCGCTCGGTGCGGGGGCCGCGCTGCTCCCCATCACGCTGATGCTGCTTCTGTTCTCGCCTTCGGTGGGGCGGCTCGCGGGGCACATCGGCGCACGTCCGTTGATGACGGCGGGGCCGCTGCTCGCGGGCGTGGGGCTGGCGCTCCTGACGCGCATCCAGCGCGGAGGTGATTACGTCACCACCGTGCTGCCTGGCATCCTGGTGCTGGGACTGGGACTGGCGCTCACCGTGGGTCCCCTCACGGCGGTGGTGCTCGGCGCCGTCGAGGACCGCTACGCGGGCATCGCCTCCGGCGTGAACAACGCCGTGGCCCGCATCGCCGGCCTGCTCGCAGTGGCGCTGCTGCCGCTGCTGGGCGGCCTCGCTGGCGACACCGGCATGGACTTCCTGGTGGGCACACGGCGCGCGCTCTGGGTGTCCGCTGGCCTGTGCGCCGTGGGAGCGCTGTGCTCGCTGCTCACGATTCCGCGCGAGGCCGGGCGCACGACCTCCGCGCAACAGGAGCACGGGACCTAG
- a CDS encoding UBP-type zinc finger domain-containing protein, producing the protein MEPICEHIQQAGDPPPRSRGCEECLAMGASWVHLRRCLNCGHVGCCDSSPNRHATKHFQQSAHPVVQSFEPGEEWEWCYEDELFAEHRPAPSQDARL; encoded by the coding sequence ATGGAGCCGATTTGCGAGCACATCCAACAGGCCGGGGACCCGCCTCCGCGCTCGCGGGGCTGTGAGGAATGCCTGGCCATGGGCGCGAGCTGGGTGCACCTGCGTCGCTGCCTGAACTGCGGCCATGTGGGATGTTGTGATTCCTCGCCCAACCGGCATGCGACGAAGCACTTCCAGCAGTCGGCGCATCCCGTCGTCCAGTCCTTCGAGCCGGGCGAGGAGTGGGAGTGGTGCTACGAGGACGAACTCTTCGCCGAACACCGTCCAGCGCCATCGCAAGACGCGCGACTATGA
- a CDS encoding S1C family serine protease — MSTGLLQSLSQSLASVVERTAPSIVRVETRRRRGATGIVWDAEGHILTTSQAVEHEDRLPIGLPDGRTVFAEFVGRDASTDLALLKAEATGLAPLTSAPLDDVKVGHLVIAVGRPGRTARATLGMVSTHGEGWRTHAGGRVERYLETDADLPPGFSGGALVDTEGRLVGLLTAAFSRTAAVVIATDTLTRVIASLKEHGGIRRGYLGVGAYPVRLPQHLGTGNEHGLICLSVDPNGPAHDAGLLLGDVLVSLGGQPLHGVEDLLGALSDEKVGTTLQVRVLRAGEVREVPITVGKRA; from the coding sequence ATGTCCACCGGCCTCCTCCAGTCGCTGTCCCAGTCCCTCGCCTCCGTCGTCGAGCGCACCGCGCCCAGCATCGTCCGCGTGGAGACGCGGCGCAGGCGCGGCGCCACCGGCATCGTCTGGGATGCCGAGGGCCACATCCTCACCACCAGCCAGGCCGTGGAGCACGAGGACCGGCTCCCCATCGGCTTGCCGGATGGCCGCACCGTCTTTGCCGAGTTCGTCGGCCGCGACGCCAGCACCGACCTGGCCCTGCTCAAGGCCGAAGCCACCGGCCTCGCGCCGCTGACCTCCGCGCCGTTGGATGACGTGAAGGTCGGTCACCTCGTCATCGCCGTGGGCCGCCCTGGCCGCACGGCTCGCGCGACGCTCGGCATGGTCAGCACCCACGGCGAGGGCTGGCGCACCCATGCCGGAGGCCGCGTGGAGCGCTACCTGGAGACGGACGCCGACCTCCCGCCCGGCTTCTCCGGCGGCGCGCTGGTGGACACCGAGGGACGCCTTGTCGGTCTGCTCACCGCCGCCTTCTCTCGCACCGCCGCCGTCGTCATCGCCACGGACACGCTCACGCGCGTGATTGCATCGCTGAAGGAACACGGGGGCATCCGGCGTGGCTACCTGGGCGTGGGCGCCTACCCCGTGCGTCTGCCCCAACACCTGGGCACGGGGAACGAGCACGGCCTCATCTGCCTCTCCGTGGACCCGAACGGCCCGGCGCATGACGCGGGCCTGCTGCTCGGAGACGTCCTGGTGAGCCTGGGAGGTCAACCCCTCCACGGCGTGGAGGACCTGCTCGGCGCCCTGAGCGACGAGAAGGTGGGCACCACCCTCCAGGTCCGCGTGCTGCGCGCTGGCGAGGTTCGCGAGGTGCCCATCACCGTGGGCAAGCGCGCGTGA
- a CDS encoding vWA domain-containing protein, which translates to MKQTAWAVERDAEHGREVLLLVTLEADADAPRAPVAINLALDRSASMRGVPLLAAVQAAQALVERASPRDYLGLLTFDAEPEQVLPMRAMDPNARAQLLKVLARLESGEGTALHEAVERASESARRVLVPGARPQVLMLTDGEPSVGPSQLAEFKTQGARIAESGVMLHALGLGRHYLPDVLEALTSPSGTGFVHVDDPEGLPMAVGQLGAELFGEVVADARVHVLPTGFADVRCRHRYPSRVEGDAMSATLGAISQAFPRRVLFSGMLGDAEWNLGVSTSYSERGDTRRISVPVTRVLPDSDSGRFVRAVSAELDLVAGEAAAWKALGRRHQDAAERALEAADVALYKLARLGSAEVPAQRHVERLADLRRVMERRANKLPALVMRRAHSEVSRITMSRVGPAAPALLPWKTED; encoded by the coding sequence ATGAAGCAGACGGCCTGGGCAGTGGAGCGTGACGCCGAACATGGCCGCGAGGTGCTCCTCCTCGTCACCCTGGAAGCCGACGCCGACGCCCCCCGCGCGCCCGTGGCCATCAACCTGGCCTTGGATCGCAGCGCCTCCATGCGTGGCGTGCCGCTGCTCGCCGCGGTGCAGGCCGCCCAGGCGCTCGTGGAGCGCGCCAGCCCTCGCGACTACCTGGGCCTGCTCACCTTCGACGCCGAGCCCGAGCAGGTCCTCCCCATGCGCGCCATGGACCCCAACGCCCGGGCGCAGCTCCTCAAGGTGCTCGCGCGCCTGGAGTCCGGCGAGGGGACCGCCCTGCACGAGGCCGTGGAGCGCGCCTCGGAGTCCGCCCGCCGCGTGCTCGTGCCCGGCGCCCGGCCCCAGGTGCTGATGCTCACCGACGGTGAGCCCTCCGTGGGCCCGTCGCAGCTCGCCGAGTTCAAGACCCAGGGCGCCCGCATCGCCGAGTCCGGCGTCATGCTCCACGCGCTGGGGCTGGGCCGCCACTACCTGCCCGACGTCCTGGAGGCCCTCACCAGCCCCTCCGGCACCGGCTTCGTGCACGTGGATGACCCGGAAGGTTTGCCCATGGCCGTGGGCCAGCTGGGCGCCGAGCTCTTCGGTGAAGTCGTCGCCGACGCGCGCGTGCACGTGCTGCCCACGGGCTTCGCCGACGTCCGCTGCCGCCACCGCTATCCCTCGCGCGTGGAAGGCGACGCCATGAGCGCCACCCTGGGCGCCATCTCCCAGGCCTTCCCGCGCCGTGTCCTCTTCTCGGGCATGCTGGGGGATGCGGAGTGGAACCTGGGCGTGTCCACGTCCTACTCCGAGCGCGGCGACACGCGGCGCATCAGCGTGCCGGTGACGCGGGTGCTGCCCGACAGCGACTCGGGTCGCTTCGTGCGCGCCGTGTCCGCCGAACTGGACCTGGTCGCCGGAGAAGCCGCCGCGTGGAAGGCCCTCGGCCGCCGTCACCAGGACGCCGCGGAGCGGGCGCTGGAGGCCGCTGACGTGGCCCTCTACAAGCTCGCGCGGCTCGGCTCGGCGGAGGTGCCCGCGCAGCGCCACGTGGAGCGGCTGGCGGACCTGCGCCGGGTGATGGAGCGCCGGGCCAACAAGCTCCCCGCGTTGGTGATGCGCCGCGCGCACTCCGAGGTCTCCCGCATCACCATGAGCCGCGTGGGCCCCGCGGCGCCCGCGCTGCTGCCCTGGAAGACCGAGGACTGA
- a CDS encoding ankyrin repeat domain-containing protein, with protein sequence MSLFDAVLAGDRDAVESHLSAGADPNPFDEEGRTPLMAAARAGRADLVQLLLDAGADPELTDSIGESALIMAAAHGHTEVCQWLMPHARADDQDLARTLLSGLGITDLRLDAPPPPDNSFRRKLASAGAYVSGKLGDDGATKRLERVLRSEKQRKP encoded by the coding sequence ATGTCCCTCTTCGATGCCGTGCTGGCGGGCGACCGTGACGCCGTGGAGTCCCACCTGTCCGCCGGAGCGGACCCGAACCCCTTCGACGAGGAGGGCCGCACACCATTGATGGCCGCGGCCCGCGCGGGGCGAGCGGACCTGGTGCAGCTCCTCCTGGATGCGGGAGCGGACCCTGAGCTGACGGACAGCATCGGCGAGTCCGCGCTCATCATGGCCGCCGCGCACGGGCACACCGAGGTCTGCCAGTGGCTGATGCCTCACGCGCGCGCGGATGACCAGGACCTGGCCCGCACGCTGCTCTCCGGCCTGGGCATCACCGACTTGCGCCTGGACGCGCCGCCTCCGCCGGACAACAGCTTCCGCCGCAAGCTCGCCTCCGCGGGGGCCTACGTCTCCGGCAAGCTGGGAGACGACGGCGCCACCAAGCGGCTGGAGCGTGTCCTGCGCTCGGAGAAGCAGCGCAAGCCCTGA
- a CDS encoding protein-disulfide reductase DsbD family protein, with protein MTHRQSKRLGFVGGIGLLLVAAVAWADLPASAVASSAPDEGDPRIEGALLVDATQVKPGDTFRVGVRFRLDPGWHVYWKNPGDSGLETEVAWDTPGVTVGPLQWPFPQTFRTPDGFITTHGYDGEAILIADAKAEEGSSTGMLTVSAAVEALVCEVHCIPAELMLTRSIPLGPQTVRDAETAAVFDTELAKVPRPAKDSGHAATLALDAPQLTAGQDFTGTLTLTAPGSAAVPAVEGDFFVADRIAGVVRVGLASDGPGRFKLKGKAEPDAQASAPDLTGVLRLGTAATGYQYLEVTAPLAPMVAAGGAAGTPAAVKPPSVKDSIAAVKPVGAAIATPPAAESSMGLGLALVFAFFGGALLNLMPCVFPVLALKAYGFTRMVQQERGRVGAHAAAYAAGIIGTMLLLASVVLAVRAGGASVGWGFQFQEPLFVAGVCAVLVAFALNLFGVFNVGLDGTALAGKVDQSHGLMHSAGEGVLAVVLATPCSAPLLGTAVGFAFAAGPLTVLAVFTALGLGLALPFCVLVLVPGLAKKLPKPGAWMERFKQVLGFALLATTVWLVWVMGGLAGVDGMARLLAFLVAVGLVTWLYGQGQAQDGMRKLATVAVAAGVLVASGLLTLRFDDQDPVAAPRLGSTVAQAQPWSADAVNAALAAGQPVFIDFTADWCLTCKFNERTVLSTDEVRDAFTKHQVAFFIADWTRRDASITAKLAEHGRAGVPMYLVLSPGAPDKPEVLPELLTPGVVADAVKRAAECAPSKLGNGANVLCAAGFPSH; from the coding sequence ATGACGCATCGGCAGTCCAAGAGGCTCGGCTTTGTTGGCGGAATCGGACTGCTGCTGGTGGCAGCGGTCGCGTGGGCGGACCTGCCCGCGTCGGCGGTGGCATCGAGCGCGCCGGACGAAGGCGACCCTCGCATCGAGGGCGCCCTCCTGGTGGACGCCACCCAGGTGAAGCCGGGAGACACCTTCCGCGTGGGTGTGCGCTTCCGGTTGGATCCGGGCTGGCACGTCTACTGGAAGAACCCGGGCGACTCCGGCCTGGAGACGGAAGTGGCGTGGGACACGCCCGGCGTCACCGTGGGGCCGCTGCAGTGGCCCTTCCCGCAGACGTTCCGCACGCCCGACGGCTTCATCACCACCCATGGCTATGACGGTGAGGCCATCCTCATCGCCGACGCGAAGGCGGAGGAAGGGTCCTCCACGGGGATGCTGACAGTGTCCGCTGCCGTGGAAGCGCTGGTGTGCGAGGTGCACTGCATTCCCGCGGAGCTGATGCTGACGCGCTCCATTCCCCTGGGGCCCCAGACGGTGCGCGACGCCGAGACGGCGGCTGTCTTCGACACCGAGCTGGCCAAGGTGCCCCGTCCCGCCAAGGACAGCGGCCACGCGGCGACGCTGGCGCTGGATGCGCCGCAGCTCACCGCGGGCCAGGATTTCACCGGCACCCTCACCCTGACGGCCCCGGGCAGCGCGGCGGTGCCCGCGGTGGAAGGTGACTTCTTTGTCGCCGACCGCATCGCCGGCGTCGTGCGCGTGGGGTTGGCCTCGGACGGTCCGGGCCGCTTCAAGCTCAAGGGCAAGGCGGAGCCGGACGCGCAGGCGTCGGCGCCGGACCTGACGGGCGTGCTGCGCCTGGGCACGGCGGCCACGGGCTACCAGTACCTCGAGGTGACGGCGCCGCTGGCCCCCATGGTGGCGGCCGGTGGCGCGGCTGGGACGCCGGCCGCGGTGAAGCCGCCGTCGGTGAAGGACAGCATCGCGGCGGTGAAGCCGGTGGGCGCCGCCATCGCCACGCCGCCCGCGGCCGAGTCGTCCATGGGCCTGGGGCTGGCGCTGGTGTTCGCCTTCTTCGGCGGCGCGCTGCTCAACCTGATGCCGTGCGTGTTCCCCGTGTTGGCGCTCAAGGCCTACGGCTTCACGCGCATGGTGCAGCAGGAGCGGGGCCGCGTCGGCGCGCATGCGGCGGCCTATGCAGCGGGCATCATCGGCACCATGCTGCTTCTGGCCAGCGTCGTGCTGGCGGTGCGCGCGGGTGGCGCGAGCGTGGGCTGGGGCTTCCAGTTCCAGGAGCCGCTCTTCGTCGCGGGTGTGTGCGCGGTGTTGGTCGCCTTCGCGCTCAACCTCTTCGGTGTCTTCAACGTGGGCCTGGACGGCACGGCGCTGGCGGGCAAGGTGGACCAGAGCCACGGCCTGATGCACAGCGCTGGCGAGGGCGTGCTGGCGGTGGTGCTGGCCACGCCGTGCTCGGCGCCGCTGCTGGGCACCGCGGTGGGCTTCGCCTTCGCGGCGGGACCCCTGACGGTGCTGGCCGTCTTCACCGCGCTGGGCCTGGGGCTCGCGCTGCCCTTCTGCGTGCTGGTCCTGGTGCCCGGGCTGGCGAAGAAGCTGCCCAAGCCGGGCGCGTGGATGGAGCGCTTCAAGCAGGTGCTGGGCTTCGCGTTGCTGGCCACCACCGTCTGGCTGGTGTGGGTGATGGGCGGGCTGGCCGGCGTGGACGGCATGGCGCGGCTGCTGGCGTTCCTGGTCGCGGTGGGGCTCGTCACGTGGCTGTACGGCCAGGGGCAGGCGCAGGACGGCATGCGCAAGCTGGCCACCGTGGCGGTGGCCGCGGGCGTGCTGGTGGCGTCCGGGCTGCTGACGTTGCGTTTCGATGACCAGGACCCCGTGGCGGCGCCTCGCCTCGGGTCCACGGTGGCGCAGGCGCAGCCGTGGAGCGCGGACGCGGTGAACGCGGCGCTGGCGGCGGGCCAGCCGGTGTTCATCGACTTCACGGCGGACTGGTGCCTCACCTGCAAGTTCAACGAGCGCACCGTGCTGTCCACCGACGAGGTGCGTGACGCCTTCACGAAGCACCAGGTGGCCTTCTTCATCGCGGACTGGACGCGCCGGGACGCGAGCATCACCGCCAAGCTGGCCGAGCACGGCCGGGCCGGTGTGCCCATGTACCTGGTGCTGAGCCCGGGTGCCCCCGACAAGCCGGAGGTGCTGCCGGAGTTGCTCACGCCGGGCGTCGTGGCGGACGCCGTGAAGCGCGCGGCGGAGTGTGCACCCTCGAAGCTGGGCAACGGCGCGAATGTCCTCTGCGCCGCGGGTTTCCCAAGTCACTGA